A genomic region of Pseudoalteromonas piscicida contains the following coding sequences:
- the glyS gene encoding glycine--tRNA ligase subunit beta: MSTENLLVEIGTEELPPKALRNLAESFAENTRQELEALELSHEGVSWYASPRRLGIQVKALQTQQADKVVEKRGPAIQAAFDADGNATKAALGWARGCGIDINDAERLETDKGTWLLHKAKVEGQQTLALLSDVINKALAKLPIPKPMRWGANKTQFIRPVHTVAALLGSQQVEGEVLGKAISNELQGHRFHHPERVRVEHADDSHAVLKGAYVIADYEARKALIRSQIEAEAEKLGAQVAMDEDLLEEVTSLVEWPVTLVASFEEAFLQVPDEALIYTMKDDQKYFPLLDKQGNLINKFLFVSNIESKDPRVVISGNEKVVRPRLADAQFFFETDKKKTLESRLESLDSVLFQKQLGTLKDKSERISALAGFIAEQLGADKALAERAGLLSKTDLMTEMVMEFTDVQGVMGMHYARIDGEAEEVALAQNEQYMPRFAGDNLPSNPISFAVALADKFDTLVGIFGIGQTPKGDKDPFALRRAAIGALRIMVEKELPLDIQDIVAKAMTLFGDKLSNANVADEVVEFMLGRFRAWYQDEGISVDVIQAVLARRPTSPVDFDRRVKAVSHFRTLAEAEALAAANKRVNNILAKNNVASEAAVESSLLQEEAEQTLAAQVAALTAELAPVYAEGDYQTALTCLASLREAVDNFFDNVMVMADDEAVKANRLALLGQLSKLFLNTADISVLQN, encoded by the coding sequence ATGTCGACTGAAAACTTACTCGTAGAAATTGGTACTGAAGAGCTACCACCAAAGGCGTTACGCAACCTTGCTGAGTCATTCGCAGAAAATACTAGGCAAGAACTTGAAGCATTAGAGCTTAGCCATGAAGGCGTGAGCTGGTATGCATCACCTCGTCGCTTAGGCATTCAAGTTAAAGCATTACAAACGCAACAAGCCGATAAAGTGGTTGAAAAGCGTGGTCCAGCTATTCAGGCGGCATTTGACGCCGATGGTAACGCGACTAAAGCGGCGCTAGGTTGGGCTCGTGGTTGTGGTATTGATATTAATGATGCTGAGCGTTTAGAAACTGACAAGGGTACTTGGCTGCTACACAAAGCGAAAGTAGAGGGGCAACAGACCTTAGCGTTACTAAGCGATGTGATCAACAAAGCACTGGCTAAGTTACCTATTCCAAAGCCGATGCGCTGGGGTGCGAACAAGACGCAATTTATCCGTCCTGTGCATACCGTAGCTGCACTACTTGGTAGTCAACAAGTTGAAGGTGAAGTGCTAGGTAAAGCTATTAGCAATGAGCTGCAAGGACATCGTTTCCATCACCCAGAGCGTGTTCGTGTTGAACATGCTGATGATAGTCATGCAGTGCTAAAAGGTGCATACGTTATTGCGGATTACGAAGCACGTAAAGCGTTAATTCGTAGTCAGATTGAAGCTGAAGCTGAAAAGCTCGGCGCGCAAGTAGCGATGGATGAAGATCTTCTTGAAGAGGTTACATCACTAGTCGAGTGGCCAGTAACTTTAGTTGCTTCGTTTGAAGAAGCTTTCTTGCAAGTGCCTGATGAAGCACTTATCTACACCATGAAAGACGACCAAAAGTACTTTCCACTGTTAGATAAGCAAGGCAACTTGATCAACAAGTTCCTGTTTGTTTCTAACATTGAAAGTAAAGATCCAAGGGTGGTGATCTCGGGTAACGAGAAAGTGGTTCGCCCGCGTCTGGCAGATGCTCAGTTCTTCTTTGAAACGGATAAGAAGAAAACGCTCGAAAGCCGTCTTGAGTCACTTGATTCAGTGTTATTTCAGAAGCAGCTTGGCACACTAAAAGACAAGTCAGAGCGTATCTCGGCACTCGCTGGTTTTATTGCGGAGCAGCTTGGTGCTGATAAGGCACTAGCAGAGCGTGCGGGTTTACTAAGTAAAACCGATTTAATGACTGAAATGGTCATGGAATTTACTGACGTTCAGGGCGTGATGGGTATGCATTACGCGCGCATTGATGGCGAAGCGGAAGAAGTCGCGCTAGCACAAAATGAGCAATATATGCCGCGTTTTGCTGGTGATAATCTACCGTCTAACCCAATCAGTTTTGCTGTGGCGCTTGCGGATAAGTTTGATACTTTGGTTGGCATTTTTGGTATCGGCCAAACACCAAAAGGCGATAAAGACCCGTTTGCACTGCGTCGTGCTGCCATTGGCGCATTGCGTATTATGGTAGAAAAAGAACTACCATTAGATATTCAGGATATCGTTGCCAAAGCAATGACGTTATTCGGTGATAAGCTAAGCAATGCAAATGTTGCCGATGAAGTGGTTGAGTTTATGTTAGGTCGTTTCCGTGCCTGGTACCAAGATGAAGGTATCAGCGTGGATGTGATCCAAGCAGTACTTGCAAGACGTCCAACGAGCCCAGTTGATTTTGATCGCCGAGTAAAAGCGGTTAGTCACTTTAGAACGTTGGCGGAAGCTGAAGCGTTAGCTGCTGCCAATAAGCGTGTAAACAACATTTTAGCGAAGAATAACGTCGCGTCAGAAGCTGCGGTGGAGAGCTCACTCCTTCAAGAGGAAGCTGAACAAACATTGGCTGCACAAGTTGCTGCGTTAACTGCTGAGCTTGCACCTGTTTACGCTGAAGGTGATTATCAAACTGCACTGACGTGTTTAGCAAGTTTACGTGAAGCAGTAGATAACTTCTTTGATAATGTTATGGTAATGGCGGACGATGAAGCGGTTAAGGCCAATCGTTTAGCACTACTTGGTCAGTTAAGTAAGTTATTCCTTAATACTGCAGATATTTCAGTGTTACAAAATTAA
- the tusA gene encoding sulfurtransferase TusA, producing the protein MSFDNTDHTLDAVGLRCPEPVMMIRGMVRRMNLGETLLVIADDPSTTRDIPSFCEFMDHTLVAKAVAESPYKYVIKKGQ; encoded by the coding sequence ATGAGTTTTGATAATACCGACCATACCTTAGATGCAGTAGGCTTACGTTGTCCGGAGCCAGTAATGATGATTAGAGGCATGGTAAGACGGATGAACTTAGGTGAGACGTTGTTAGTTATCGCAGATGATCCATCAACAACAAGAGACATTCCGAGCTTCTGTGAATTTATGGATCACACTTTGGTTGCCAAAGCAGTGGCCGAATCTCCCTACAAGTATGTGATTAAGAAAGGTCAGTGA
- the fadA gene encoding acetyl-CoA C-acyltransferase FadA has translation MENAVIVDCIRTPMGRSKGGVFKHKRAEDLSAHLMKGLLERNPQVAPDSIDDIYWGCVQQTLEQGFNVGRNAALLAGIPHTVPAVTVNRLCGSSMQALHDAARAIMTGAGDTYLIGGVEHMGHVPMTHGNDFHPGLATSVAQAAGVMGLTAEYLALMHGISREQQDEFAVRSHQRAHAATLEGRFAKEILPMEGHDADGTPVLVEHDEVIRPETSLEGLGQLRPVFNPASGTVTAGTSSALSDGASAMLVMSESKARELGLPIRARVKSMAVAGCDPSIMGYGPVPASQKALKQAGITIDDIDVAELNEAFAAQSLPVLKDLGLLDKVNEKVNLNGGAIALGHPLGCSGSRISTTLINLMEEKDAKYGLATMCIGLGQGIATVFERVDN, from the coding sequence ATGGAAAACGCGGTAATCGTAGATTGTATTCGTACCCCAATGGGCCGTTCAAAAGGCGGTGTATTTAAGCATAAACGTGCCGAAGACCTCAGCGCGCACTTGATGAAAGGCCTACTTGAGCGTAACCCTCAAGTAGCACCAGACTCAATTGATGACATTTACTGGGGCTGTGTACAGCAAACTTTAGAGCAAGGCTTTAACGTTGGTCGTAACGCTGCACTCTTAGCTGGCATTCCTCACACCGTACCGGCGGTAACCGTAAACCGCCTATGTGGTTCGTCAATGCAAGCATTGCATGACGCAGCTCGCGCCATCATGACTGGTGCTGGTGACACTTACCTTATCGGTGGTGTTGAGCACATGGGTCACGTACCAATGACACATGGTAATGACTTTCACCCAGGCCTTGCGACGTCTGTAGCACAAGCTGCCGGTGTGATGGGGTTAACGGCTGAGTACTTAGCGCTAATGCACGGTATCAGTCGTGAGCAGCAAGATGAATTTGCCGTACGTTCACACCAGCGTGCACATGCCGCAACCCTTGAAGGGCGTTTTGCAAAAGAAATCCTGCCAATGGAAGGCCATGATGCCGATGGTACACCTGTACTTGTCGAGCATGACGAAGTTATCCGTCCAGAGACAAGCTTAGAAGGTCTAGGGCAGCTACGTCCTGTATTTAACCCAGCATCGGGTACGGTAACTGCAGGTACCTCTTCAGCGCTGTCTGACGGTGCTTCAGCTATGTTGGTCATGAGCGAGTCTAAAGCAAGAGAACTCGGTCTTCCAATTCGTGCTCGTGTTAAGTCAATGGCAGTCGCAGGTTGCGATCCTTCCATCATGGGTTACGGTCCAGTTCCGGCATCACAAAAAGCCTTAAAGCAGGCGGGCATTACTATCGATGATATTGATGTTGCTGAACTAAACGAAGCCTTTGCAGCACAATCACTACCAGTGCTAAAAGACCTAGGTCTACTAGACAAGGTAAATGAGAAAGTGAACCTCAACGGTGGTGCAATTGCACTCGGTCACCCACTTGGTTGCTCAGGCTCACGTATTAGCACAACGCTTATCAACCTAATGGAAGAGAAAGACGCGAAGTACGGCCTTGCAACTATGTGTATTGGTTTAGGCCAAGGTATCGCTACCGTATTCGAGCGCGTAGATAACTAA
- the fadB gene encoding fatty acid oxidation complex subunit alpha FadB — MLIKRESFVVDFCKGNIAEFKFCLPGSVNKLSQQVLKESHEALIELSQRDDIDGLIFTSDKDHFIVGADIFEFLPTFQRPEEELVGWIKTATDVFDAIEDLPFPTLSAVNGLALGGGCEWLLATDYRIATDNAKIGLPEVKLGIMPGFGGTVRLPRLIGADNAMTWITTGQENRANDALKVGAVDGVVPADKLMAAAIRTLEQAIAGKLDWRAKRQIKLDPLKMNRVEQGMSFGMAEGLVMAKTKGHYPAPMMAVQTLKAAANLSRNEAMALENQNFAKLAKTAEAAAQTGIFLADQYIKTVAKKQAKQSKTEIKQAAVLGAGIMGGGIAYQSAYKGTPIVMKDIQQGALDLGMGEAAKLLGKKVQRGHMSMDKMIATLGKIKATLNDHDLQGSDIIVEAVVENPKIKKTVLASLESQLPEGTILTSNTSTIRIDELATALEKPENFCGMHFFNPVPKMPLVEIIRGEQTSDETVAAVVDYALKLGKSPIVVNDCPGFFVNRVLFPYFAGFSQLVVEGADFAKVDKVMENVFGWPMGPAYLLDVVGIDTANHCTGVMADGFPTRMARKDKDPVAVLAGAERFGQKNQKGFYQYAPDRKGRLKKSKDDSALELLSGICDAPTEFDKQTIIERCMVPMINEVLLCLQENIVASPQEADMALIYGIGFPPFRGGAFRYLDQIGLANFVAMADKYAHLGEIYQVSEQTRQWADEGKVFYQVEGQ; from the coding sequence ATGTTAATCAAACGCGAGTCCTTTGTAGTTGATTTTTGCAAAGGCAATATCGCTGAGTTTAAGTTTTGCCTACCAGGCTCAGTAAACAAACTATCTCAGCAAGTACTAAAGGAAAGCCACGAAGCGCTTATCGAATTGAGCCAACGCGACGACATCGACGGCTTAATTTTTACCAGCGACAAAGACCACTTTATTGTCGGCGCTGATATTTTTGAATTCCTTCCGACTTTCCAACGCCCAGAAGAAGAACTTGTTGGTTGGATTAAAACCGCAACCGATGTCTTCGACGCAATAGAAGATTTACCTTTCCCTACACTATCGGCAGTAAATGGCCTTGCGCTTGGCGGTGGTTGCGAGTGGTTGCTCGCCACGGATTACCGTATTGCAACTGACAACGCAAAAATTGGCCTACCAGAAGTTAAGCTTGGCATTATGCCGGGCTTTGGTGGTACCGTAAGACTTCCTCGCTTAATCGGCGCTGACAACGCAATGACGTGGATCACCACAGGCCAAGAAAACCGAGCGAATGACGCACTAAAAGTGGGTGCGGTTGACGGTGTAGTACCTGCTGACAAACTTATGGCGGCCGCTATTCGTACCTTGGAGCAAGCTATAGCAGGTAAATTGGATTGGCGCGCGAAACGCCAAATCAAGCTTGACCCATTGAAGATGAATCGTGTTGAACAAGGCATGAGCTTTGGTATGGCTGAAGGCTTAGTCATGGCAAAAACCAAAGGTCATTACCCAGCACCGATGATGGCGGTACAAACGCTTAAAGCGGCAGCTAACCTAAGCCGCAACGAAGCGATGGCACTCGAAAACCAAAACTTTGCTAAGCTTGCCAAAACGGCAGAAGCCGCAGCGCAAACCGGTATTTTCTTAGCGGATCAATACATCAAAACGGTTGCCAAGAAACAAGCGAAACAAAGCAAAACAGAGATCAAACAAGCAGCGGTACTTGGTGCTGGTATTATGGGTGGCGGTATCGCTTACCAATCAGCCTACAAAGGTACGCCAATTGTCATGAAAGACATCCAGCAAGGTGCCCTAGACCTTGGTATGGGTGAGGCTGCAAAACTACTTGGTAAAAAAGTACAGCGCGGCCACATGTCAATGGACAAGATGATTGCCACTTTAGGTAAAATCAAAGCAACGCTCAACGATCACGATTTGCAAGGCTCAGACATCATCGTAGAAGCCGTTGTTGAAAACCCTAAAATCAAGAAAACGGTATTGGCGAGTTTAGAGTCGCAATTACCAGAAGGTACCATCCTAACTTCAAACACATCGACTATTCGCATTGATGAGTTAGCCACCGCACTTGAGAAGCCAGAAAACTTCTGTGGCATGCACTTCTTTAACCCAGTGCCAAAAATGCCATTGGTAGAAATCATTCGTGGTGAACAAACATCGGATGAAACCGTTGCCGCAGTGGTAGATTATGCCTTAAAGCTTGGCAAGTCTCCTATCGTTGTTAACGATTGCCCAGGTTTCTTCGTCAACCGTGTTCTATTCCCTTACTTTGCAGGCTTCAGCCAACTTGTTGTAGAAGGTGCTGACTTCGCAAAAGTAGATAAGGTTATGGAAAATGTCTTCGGCTGGCCAATGGGCCCTGCGTACCTACTAGACGTAGTGGGTATCGATACGGCAAACCATTGTACTGGCGTAATGGCTGATGGCTTCCCTACTCGCATGGCACGTAAAGACAAAGATCCTGTCGCAGTACTTGCGGGTGCCGAGCGCTTTGGTCAGAAAAACCAAAAAGGCTTCTATCAATACGCTCCAGATCGCAAAGGTCGTCTGAAGAAGAGTAAAGACGACAGCGCGCTTGAGTTGCTGAGTGGTATTTGTGACGCACCAACTGAATTTGATAAACAAACGATTATTGAGCGTTGTATGGTGCCAATGATCAATGAAGTGTTACTGTGTCTGCAAGAAAACATTGTTGCTTCACCGCAAGAAGCAGACATGGCACTGATCTATGGTATCGGCTTCCCTCCATTCAGAGGTGGTGCATTCCGCTATCTAGACCAAATCGGCCTCGCAAACTTTGTAGCAATGGCTGACAAGTACGCTCATCTTGGTGAAATTTATCAGGTTTCTGAGCAAACTAGACAGTGGGCAGATGAAGGTAAAGTGTTCTATCAAGTGGAGGGCCAGTAA